In the Afipia sp. GAS231 genome, CTCGGGATCGCTGAAGAACAGCACCGGGCGATCGACATAGACGATCTCTTCGGGCGGCGGCGGCGCTACATCGTAGTCGATGACCGCGAATGCCGGCGGCGGCTCCAGCGGTGCGGTGAGGATGGCAAGGCGACGGCGCGCGTCGCCGGCGTGTGGCCCGCGCGGATAGCGCCGCAGATAAGACCAATAGGCATTGGGCGTGTCGGCCCGGTAGGTCCGCCCCCAGGTGATCGCTTCGCGCCGCGCGGCGACGATAGCGCGCACGCGTCTGGCCAGTGGATCGCCGGGATAGGCGATCAGGAAATCCTCATAGCCTTGCAGCGTGTCGCGCTCGACCGCTGCGGTGTAGGCCTCCTGCACGCCGAGATCGCGGATCGGCTTGTTGCGGAGAGCGGCGACCTGATCCGGCGACGCCTGCGCCGGCGCATCCGGCGCGCGCTCGAAGAACACGAACGGGGCATCGAGCTTCTGCGTATCCCACGGCACCTGCGCGCCCTTGGTTGCTTCGTTGACGCGCAGCCGCACGCGGTTGAAAACTTCCGGCAGCGGCAATCCGCCGGCGCGGATCATCTCGGCGAGCGACTGGGCGTAGGCGCCGTACGGTCCCTGCTCCGGCGGTGCGACCGTGCCCGGCGCCGCGTTATAGGCGATCAGCATATGCGGATCCGCCTCGACCAGCGCCAGGCCGCTTGCAATCTGCCCCTCGACGAAGGGTTGCTGCCGGGCCGTATCCAGCACGACGATGCTGGCCTTGAGTGGAAGCGATGCAAGCTGCCGGATATAGTCGCCGATCCGCAAGGCTTCGATCGGAATGTCGGTCTCGCGGTTGATCGCGGAATCGACCGGCACGAAATAGTTCTCACCGGCAACCTGCAGCCCGTAGCCGGCGAGATAAACCATCGCCACGGCGCCCGGCCCGGCGCCTTCAGCCTTCTGCACGAAATCGCGGAAACTCTTGCGCAGGGTGTCGCCATCGAGGTCGCGGGCGCCGATCACATCGAAACCCGCCGCCTGCAAGGTTTGCGCAATCAGGCCGGCGTCATTGGCAGCGGTCGCCAGCGGCGATTTCGCATACGCGCCGTTGCCGACCACGAGTGCGATGCGCTTTTCCGGCTGCTGGGCGAAGGCGGAATTCAGGAGCGCCGGAAACCCCGACATCGCAAGCAGACATACCGTAAAGATCGACACTCTTGCTGTCAGTCGCATGATCCGATGTCCCGTCGCGATTCAAACACACGGACATGGAGCGCCTGCCCATCTGAACAAAACTTGAATGAAATCCGGTTCCAGCAACCCGGCTCCCGACCGGCTTGCTGACGCCCGCCAGGTTCCATCAAAGCGTCTGGACGTCGACCACGCCCGCCACCGCCTTGATCGCGCCGGCAATCTGCGGCGAGACCTTGAAGCGGCCGGGGAGTTTCATCTCCACCTCGGTTTCGAGGTCGAGCATGATCACAAGCGAGACGTCGCCGTCGGCGCCGCCCGAAGGCGCGGGCGCAGGCTTCGCCTGAGGCGTACGTGATGCGCCGGCCGGGGGAGCGGCTTCCGGCATGTTCAGCCGCCGCGCGATCGAGTCCAGCGGCTTGGTGTCGCGGACGAAAATCCGCAGGCCCTTTTGCGTCTTGGCCGCGGCGTCATCCAGCGGTTCGGCGTGCAATATCCTCGCCCGCACGTCCTCGCCCTGCAGTTCGGCGCCGAGCTGCAGCAATACCGCAGCGCCCGGCTCCAGCACGTCGCGATATTGCGCAAGGCCCTCGGAAAACAGCACGGCTTCGAAATGGCCGGTCGGATCGGACAGGCCCATGATGCCCATCTTGTTACCGGTCTTGGTGCGCCGCTCCATGCGCGAGACAACGGTGGCCGCGACTTTGCCCGCGGTGGCGCCGGTTTTGACGGCGCGCGAAAACTCCGCCCAGGACTGCACCCGCAGCCGCTTCAGCACGGTGGCGTAATCGTCGAGCGGATGGCCGGACAGGAAGAAGCCGACGGCGTCGTATTCGCGGCGGAGTTTTTCGGCCGGCAGCCACGGCTCGAGCTGCGGCAGCATGATGGTCGGCGCGTCCGACGCGCCGCCGAACATGTCGTTCTGCCCGAGCGTCGCGGCCGAATGGCTGCGCTGGCAAGCGGCCAGAATGGCTTCCGCGCCGCCAAATACCCGCGCACGATTGGCATCCAGGGTATCGAAGGCGCCGGCCGCAGCGAGGCTTTCGATCACCCGTTTGTTGATCGCGCGTGGGTTGGCGCGCGCGGCGAAATCGGCCAGCGACGTGAATGCCCCTTCCCGCCGGGTCTCGACAATGAGTTCGACCGCCGCAGGACCAACGCCTTTCAGCGCGGCGAGTGCGTAATAGATCGTGTTGTCGCTGACCTCGAAGGTCGCGCCCGAGCGATTGATATTGGGCGCCTCGACCTTGATGCCGAGCCGCTGCGCCTCGGCGCGAAATTCCGAGAGCTTGTCGGTGTTGTTGAGTTCGAGCGTCATCGACGCCGCCAGAAACTCCACCGGGTAGTGTGCCTTCATGTAGGCGGTGTGATAGGACACCAGCGCGTAGGCGGCGGCATGGCTCTTGTTGAAGCCGTAGTCGGCGAATTTCGCCAGCAGTTCGAAGATCGTATCGGCCTGCCCCTTCGGCACGCCGTTCTTCACAGCACCTGCGATGAAGATCGCGCGCTGCTTTTCCATCTCGGCGCGGATCTTCTTGCCCATCGCGCGCCGCAGCAGGTCGGCGTCGCCAAGCGAATAGCCGGCCATCACCTGGGCGATCTGCATCACCTGTTCCTGGTAGATGATGACGCCGAAGGTCTCTTTAAGGATCGGCTCGAGCATCGGGTGCAGGTATTCCGGCTCCTCGTCGCCATGCTTGCGCGCGCAATAGGTCGGAATGTTCGCCATCGGGCCGGGGCGATAGAGCGCCACCAGCGCGATAATGTCCTCGAAACGGTCGGGGCGCATGTCGACCAGCGCCCGCCGCATGCCCTGGCTTTCCACCTGGAACACGCCGACCACGTCGCCCTTGGCCAGCATCTGGTAACTCGCGGCATCGGTGATCGGCAGCGTCGCCAGATCGATGTGGATGTTGCGCTGCTTGAGCAGCTTGACCGCGACATCGAGCACGGTGAGCGTCTTCAGGCCGAGGAAGTCGAATTTGACGAGGCCCGCCGGCTCGACCCATTTCATGTTGAACTGGGTCACCGGCATATCGGATTTGGGATCGCGATAGAGCGGCACCAGCTCGCTCAAGGGGCGGTCGCCGATCACGATGCCGGCGGCGTGCGTCGAAGCGTGTCGGGTCAGGCCTTCGAGGCGCTGGGCGATGTCAAAGGCGCGCGCCACCACCGCGTCCTCGTCGCGGAACGCCTGCAGCTTCGGTTCGCTGGCAATCGCCGCCGCCAAGGTCACGGGCGCCGCGGGGTTTTGCGGCACCAGTTTTGTCAATTTATCGACCTGCCCGTAGGGCATCTGCAGCACGCGGCCGACGTCGCGCAGCACGCCGCGCGCCTGCAGCGTACCGAAGGTGATGATCTGGGCCACCTGGTCGCGGCCGTAGCGTTCCTGCACGTAAGTGATCACCTCGCCGCGGCGGTCCTGGCAGAAGTCGATGTCGAAGTCCGGCATCGACACGCGTTCCGGATTGAGGAAGCGCTCGAACAGCAGGCCGAACTGGATCGGATCGAGGTCGGTAATGGTCAGCGCATAGGCGACCAGCGATCCCGCGCCCGAGCCGCGGCCCGGACCGACCGGAATGTCATGGGCCTTGGCCCATTTGATGAAGTCGGAAACGATCAGGAAGTAGCCCGCATAGTTCATGCGGTTGATGACGTCGATCTCGAAGGCGAGACGCTTCTGGTAATCCTCTTCCGTGGTGCCCTGCGACAGGCCGTGGACCGCAAGCCGCCGGGCGAGCCCCTCCTCTGCCTGACGCTTCAGCTCGGTGGCCTCCTCGCTCACCGCGTCGGATCCCGATTCGGCGCCGACGGTGAAGCGCGGCAAAATCGGCTTGCGCGTCATCGGCCGGAACGAGCAGCGTTCGGCGATCTCGACGGTGGAGGCCAGCGCCTCCGGAATATCGGCAAACAGCACCGCCATCTCGGCGCGGGTCTTGAAGCGATGATCGGGCGTGAGCTGTTCGCGATCGGTTTCGGCGATCAGTTTGCCGCCGGCGATGCAGAGCAGCGCGTCATGGGCTTCGTAGTCGTCATTGGCGGCGAAGTACGGCTCGTTGGTCGCGACCAGCGGCAGGCCCTTGGCATAGGCGAGATCGATCAGGCCGCTTTCGACGCGGCGCTCCTTGTCGATGCCGTGGCGCTGCAACTCGACATAAAGGCGATCGCCAAACAGATTCGCGAGCCGGTCGCAGCGCGCCGCGGCGAGTGCGGCCTGATCGGCATGCAGCGCCAGCGAGATCGGCCCCTCGGGACCGCCGGTCAGCGCGATCAGGTCCTCCGAATCGCCCTCGAGCCATTCGAGCTTGATATGCGGCGATTGATGGATCGGCGTTTCCAGGAATGCCCGCGAGTTCAGCCGCATCAGGCTGCGATAGCCGCGCTCGCGCGACGCCAGCAGCACGATGCGCGAGGGTGCTGCCGACAGCACGTTGCGCGCATTGGGGTCCTGGTCGCCGAAATCGATCGCAAGCTCGAGGCCGACGATCGGCTGGATGCCGTAGCCCGCCATCTTGTCGGAGAATTCCAGCGCCCCGAACATGTTGTCGGTATCGGTCAGCGCCAGCGCCGGCTGGTGGTCCGCCTTGGCCAGTTCGCCGAGCTTGGCGATCTTGATCGAACCCTTCAGCAGCGAATAGGCCGAATGAACGTGAAGATGGACGAATCCGGCACTGGGCATGGCTGCTTACGGGGCTCTGGCAAGATAACTGGGAGCGTTCGTCAGGCGCTCGGGAAAGCAAAAGCCTCCCGCGAATGCCGACTCGCGCGCCGCAATGGTGATGCCTTGGCCCTGCAGAGTCCACGCGGAACGCGACCGGCGCGCCCGCCATCCGGCTTTTCCCCAGCAGGCATTTCCTGACCCGCAAAAGGTCGGTTCCATCAGCTCATTTCAGAGCTGGGGAATCACCTGCGCCCAGACCGCAATCATGCCGATAAACAGTGAAATCGATGCCAGCGCCGCCGCTTCTTCCACGAACAACCTCAACATGAACCCGACTCCGATATGAGAACATATGAGGAACATTGTTCCTTTTTTGTTCCAGGAGTCAAGGGCGGGTAGTGGGTCAGTTTGAAAAATGACCCTGAAAGAAATCGCTTGGTTAATTGGATCGTCCTGCCAATGGCGTGTGGCTGCTTTGCACAACCGCTGGTAACGTCCCGCCCGAATCTTAATCAGGGTGGAATATGCGCGTCCCGTGGTCAGCGGACTTTCCGAAAATCCTAGTGAATGCGCCGTGGGACTCGGATTCCTTCAAGCTTCAGGACCACCCGGCCTATTGGCCAGCCAAGCGGAAACGGGACGCCAAAGCCGCCATCGCGCTTTGTGACGATGTCGTGGCGGAAGAAAACCTCGAACTTCTGTACGATCTTACCTATGGCCTTGAACCTATCGTCGCCGCGCCCGCTCTAATCCTTCATGAGACGCAAAACGCCTTGGCCCGCGGTTTTGCTGGCTGGCTGTCGGCGAAAATGAATTGGCAGATCGACCGGGAAATTTACCAAGCGAAAACAATTAATCGCGATTTTAACACCAACGGATGGTTCCGAATCGTAAATGAGCCAGAGTTCTACGGCCCGGTCCAGGCCGGGCGACCCTACATCCTCGCAGATGACGTTTGCGCGATGGGGGGAACATTGGCCAGTTTGCGTAGCTATATTGAGACGGGCGGCGGAAAAGTGCTCGGAATGACGGTTTTGGCGAGCGGGAGTGGCAAAAATGTCCAAATTTCCCTTGTCGGCGACACATTCGCGAGGCTTACTGGCGCGTGGGCCGGGAAGCTCGTGGCGGCTTACCCTACGGAGATTGGTCATGAATTGGAATCCGTTACGGAGCCGGAAGGACAGTTCCTCCTCCGATGCCCGTCGTATGACCGATTCAGAGCGGGCGTCGATGGAGCGCGCGACTGCTGAAATTGATGCCGAGGTCGAGTCCGCTCTGCGGGACCGCCCCGGGTTTCGATTTGAGCCCCGGCAACGGGCAGCGGGCTAACCGCTCGCCCGATTGCTAAGCCATGCCTGCGATTTCTCTCTGATCCATTCCAGAGCGTCGCCCTCCTTCTCAAATCCAAAGATCGTATCGACTTCCCCGCCGCGCCACATAACGCTCACAGAGTGGCCCTTGCCGATGGCGTATTGCCGGACCACAAACTGATATTCCGGCTTGAAATTCGCAAACTCCCACTTCTCCAGCATCGCGACCAAATCTTCCATCTCCCAAAGCTTGTCGGAAACGCCAGCGGCCATTGCCGGGGTTACTTTGAGCGTCTGATGGATGCGGACGAAATTGTAATACATCGTGTGGAGCGCGATGGCGGCGGCGTGGTTCTCGACCTTCTTTGAGAACGCATTGGTCAGACGCGTGAAGCGGCGCATGTGCATACGCATGGTCAGATTGCTGCGCTCAACGTAGGACGTACTGATGTGCTTGCTATCCGGGTTGCCGGAGACGGGCTTCTTTTCAGCGCCAGTGCACACAGCCGGGCTGTACCGGGTCTCTGACTGCGGCGGCGAGCCGTAGTGCTTAATCAGCATGGCGTAGTCGACTTCCCCGCCGAACGCCGCGTCAACGGCCTGCAGGTACGGGCGGTGCCCATCGCTGGTTAGCTGGACGCGGTTGGCAAGGCGGCTTTCCAGATCGTGGGTGAACGCCAGAGCGGCATCCATATCGCGAGAGCCAAGCAGCCAGCTAACAATCAGCTTTGTGTCGGCACAAATGGCGGTCCAAGTCCAAACGTCCCCAGCGGTCACTGGAGCGGCTTTGGCGGCCTTCACATTGCTGGCCTTGGCGTAAACGAAGCTCCAGATTTCATCCATCTGGACACGCTTGCAGGGCAGCTTACGCAGCGCCTTGTCCTGATAGGCGGCGCAGGCGTGACCGGCATCCACCAACAGTTTTGCAACCGTGTTCTTGCTAGCACCCGTCAGGCGTGTGATAGCGCGGATCGACTGGCCCTCGCAAAGGAGGTGCAGGATTTGGGCTCGGGCCTGCCTGGTCAGCTTGTTCATACTGACCTTTATGCTTGAGAACATCTGGATCGTCAAGTCGAATGTTACACTATGTGTGAAGATGGTATTGACGAACGGATTGATTGGGATATATAGGGGTTGTCCATGGATATTGACTTCAAAGACCCGTCCCTGGACCGGCTGGAAACCGACGCAAGCTATAGCGCCGGTTTCAGCGACGGAATCGTGAGGGCCTACCGTAAAGCGGTCCTTCACATTCGGTCGGCGGCTGACGAGCGCACCTTCTATGCCCGGCGGTCATTTCGGTTCGAAAAGCTTCTGGGCAAACGGGAAGGTCAATACTCGATGAGGCTGAACGATCAGTGGCGTCTCATCGTGGAACTGAAGGGAGAAGCGCCCAACAAGACTGTCCTGATCATCGAAATTGCCGACTACCACCACTAAGGGGAAAACAATCAAAAATGGCTGCCCGAGTACCTGCAGAAACATTCGCTCCCGGGGAATTCATTCGTGACGAGCTTGAGGCTCGCGGATGGACGCAGGCGGACCTTGCCCAAATCATGGGTCGTCCTACTCGACTGATTAACGAGCTTATCGCAGGCAAAAAACAGATCACCCCTGACACGGCGCGCGGGCTGTCTACGGCATTTGGTGACGACGATCCGCTTTATTGGATGAATCTCGATAGCGCATACCGCCTTTCTAAGACTCAACCCGTTGATGAAACGGTGGTGCGCCGCTCCAAGCTGTACTCCCGATTCCCTGTACGGGAGTTGATGAAGCGAAACTGGATCGAACCGTCAGATAATCCCGACGTTGTAGAGCACCGCGTTTGTCGATTCTATCAGATCAAAAGCATTGATGAGCAGCCTCAATTTGCGCATTCGGCGAAGGCCGCTCAGTCCGATGCAGTCGAGTACGATGAGAGAAACGATCTACAGTGGGCATGGCTATTCCGGGCAAAGGAATTAGCTCAGGCAACTCATTCTGCGCCATACTCCGAAGCCAATTTGAAAAGAGCGCTGACGAAACTGCGAGCGCTCCTTGTAGCGCCGGAAGAGCTTAGACAGATCCCCACGATTTTGGCGGAAGCTGGCGTGCGGTTTGTAATCGTGGAGTTTTTGCCCGGAGCAAAGATCGACGGCGCGGCGTTCTGGCTCAATGATACGCCAGTCATTGCGCTATCGATTAGGTTCGACCGCGTAAATAACTTCTGGTTCGTGCTTCGACATGAAATCGAACATATTCTAAATCGAGACGGTCTCGTCACTATCGACGTTGAACTTACAGAGAGCCTTCAAGGCAAGGGAGAATTGCCGCCAGAAGAGGTTCGCGCGAATGCCGCCGCAGCGGAGTTTCTAATTCCAAAATCGGAGTTGGATAACTTTATCATTCGCGTGAGGCCGCTTTACTCAGAGCAGCGCATTTTACTCTTTGCAAAGCGCATTGGTGTTCACCCCGGTATCGTTGTCGGCCAGTTGCAGCATCGCGACGAGGTTCCATACACGCACTTCCATAAGCACCTTGTGAAAATCAGAGAGATTGTAACGCAAACTGCCCTTACCGATGGGTGGGGCACGGTCCCGCGTATCCCGGGACAATCTGGAGCGTAGCACCATGGCTAACTTTAACGATCAGCTGATACGCATTGTGGAGGATTACCGGGCTGCCGGTGAACCTTGGCCGGCCAAGCGAGAGCAGATAGCCGAATGGGC is a window encoding:
- a CDS encoding caspase domain-containing protein, whose translation is MRLTARVSIFTVCLLAMSGFPALLNSAFAQQPEKRIALVVGNGAYAKSPLATAANDAGLIAQTLQAAGFDVIGARDLDGDTLRKSFRDFVQKAEGAGPGAVAMVYLAGYGLQVAGENYFVPVDSAINRETDIPIEALRIGDYIRQLASLPLKASIVVLDTARQQPFVEGQIASGLALVEADPHMLIAYNAAPGTVAPPEQGPYGAYAQSLAEMIRAGGLPLPEVFNRVRLRVNEATKGAQVPWDTQKLDAPFVFFERAPDAPAQASPDQVAALRNKPIRDLGVQEAYTAAVERDTLQGYEDFLIAYPGDPLARRVRAIVAARREAITWGRTYRADTPNAYWSYLRRYPRGPHAGDARRRLAILTAPLEPPPAFAVIDYDVAPPPPEEIVYVDRPVLFFSDPEFDFAPPPPPPVYYLPPPPPDFIVLEPPPPPIGLFILPQPLFVPIPVYVVAPVYVAQPPNNIIYANIHNTTVINTVINQRPQPAPGGPNALPSAKGAVPAGATLVPPAAAQKASLIQQGKLPMPLSASINPAAKAGTPGAPVGQIAPANASQPANVAPNTLPQGHALPKANSLPASGVKGAPPPPAAGTSPANATNPSAKLAPQQPGTAASPAVPNAPAAGTPKGPTGVTALSKPNGPGADAKPKLRPETLSKPATVQPPSKPTAALPPKPTIQAVPKPPIRPDTRRAPPPRPAPQMAKPAPPPPPRVAAPPPRMAAPPPRMAAPPPRVAAPPPPPRPAPQIARPAPPPPPPRPAPPPPRPAAPAAKKCPPNVPRC
- the dnaE gene encoding DNA polymerase III subunit alpha; the protein is MPSAGFVHLHVHSAYSLLKGSIKIAKLGELAKADHQPALALTDTDNMFGALEFSDKMAGYGIQPIVGLELAIDFGDQDPNARNVLSAAPSRIVLLASRERGYRSLMRLNSRAFLETPIHQSPHIKLEWLEGDSEDLIALTGGPEGPISLALHADQAALAAARCDRLANLFGDRLYVELQRHGIDKERRVESGLIDLAYAKGLPLVATNEPYFAANDDYEAHDALLCIAGGKLIAETDREQLTPDHRFKTRAEMAVLFADIPEALASTVEIAERCSFRPMTRKPILPRFTVGAESGSDAVSEEATELKRQAEEGLARRLAVHGLSQGTTEEDYQKRLAFEIDVINRMNYAGYFLIVSDFIKWAKAHDIPVGPGRGSGAGSLVAYALTITDLDPIQFGLLFERFLNPERVSMPDFDIDFCQDRRGEVITYVQERYGRDQVAQIITFGTLQARGVLRDVGRVLQMPYGQVDKLTKLVPQNPAAPVTLAAAIASEPKLQAFRDEDAVVARAFDIAQRLEGLTRHASTHAAGIVIGDRPLSELVPLYRDPKSDMPVTQFNMKWVEPAGLVKFDFLGLKTLTVLDVAVKLLKQRNIHIDLATLPITDAASYQMLAKGDVVGVFQVESQGMRRALVDMRPDRFEDIIALVALYRPGPMANIPTYCARKHGDEEPEYLHPMLEPILKETFGVIIYQEQVMQIAQVMAGYSLGDADLLRRAMGKKIRAEMEKQRAIFIAGAVKNGVPKGQADTIFELLAKFADYGFNKSHAAAYALVSYHTAYMKAHYPVEFLAASMTLELNNTDKLSEFRAEAQRLGIKVEAPNINRSGATFEVSDNTIYYALAALKGVGPAAVELIVETRREGAFTSLADFAARANPRAINKRVIESLAAAGAFDTLDANRARVFGGAEAILAACQRSHSAATLGQNDMFGGASDAPTIMLPQLEPWLPAEKLRREYDAVGFFLSGHPLDDYATVLKRLRVQSWAEFSRAVKTGATAGKVAATVVSRMERRTKTGNKMGIMGLSDPTGHFEAVLFSEGLAQYRDVLEPGAAVLLQLGAELQGEDVRARILHAEPLDDAAAKTQKGLRIFVRDTKPLDSIARRLNMPEAAPPAGASRTPQAKPAPAPSGGADGDVSLVIMLDLETEVEMKLPGRFKVSPQIAGAIKAVAGVVDVQTL
- a CDS encoding IS1 family transposase, whose amino-acid sequence is MNKLTRQARAQILHLLCEGQSIRAITRLTGASKNTVAKLLVDAGHACAAYQDKALRKLPCKRVQMDEIWSFVYAKASNVKAAKAAPVTAGDVWTWTAICADTKLIVSWLLGSRDMDAALAFTHDLESRLANRVQLTSDGHRPYLQAVDAAFGGEVDYAMLIKHYGSPPQSETRYSPAVCTGAEKKPVSGNPDSKHISTSYVERSNLTMRMHMRRFTRLTNAFSKKVENHAAAIALHTMYYNFVRIHQTLKVTPAMAAGVSDKLWEMEDLVAMLEKWEFANFKPEYQFVVRQYAIGKGHSVSVMWRGGEVDTIFGFEKEGDALEWIREKSQAWLSNRASG
- a CDS encoding type II toxin-antitoxin system RelE/ParE family toxin; translated protein: MDIDFKDPSLDRLETDASYSAGFSDGIVRAYRKAVLHIRSAADERTFYARRSFRFEKLLGKREGQYSMRLNDQWRLIVELKGEAPNKTVLIIEIADYHH
- a CDS encoding ImmA/IrrE family metallo-endopeptidase; translated protein: MAARVPAETFAPGEFIRDELEARGWTQADLAQIMGRPTRLINELIAGKKQITPDTARGLSTAFGDDDPLYWMNLDSAYRLSKTQPVDETVVRRSKLYSRFPVRELMKRNWIEPSDNPDVVEHRVCRFYQIKSIDEQPQFAHSAKAAQSDAVEYDERNDLQWAWLFRAKELAQATHSAPYSEANLKRALTKLRALLVAPEELRQIPTILAEAGVRFVIVEFLPGAKIDGAAFWLNDTPVIALSIRFDRVNNFWFVLRHEIEHILNRDGLVTIDVELTESLQGKGELPPEEVRANAAAAEFLIPKSELDNFIIRVRPLYSEQRILLFAKRIGVHPGIVVGQLQHRDEVPYTHFHKHLVKIREIVTQTALTDGWGTVPRIPGQSGA